Proteins from one Stenotrophomonas aracearum genomic window:
- a CDS encoding TonB-dependent receptor domain-containing protein, with the protein MNFKSNKLRDAVVVALVVAAGSATAQAQEATDNTTNLDRISVTGSRIRQVDTETAQPVLTISRAQIEQQGFKSVADILQNIPAAGSPAISRTSPLSSGEAVGGYYIDLRNLGANRTLILIDGRRLGITNDGLQDVASIPSAMVERIEILKDGASTIYGSDAIAGVVNIITRKDFEGAEANVYLGQWDQGDGQRQNFDFIMGFRGERGSLTAGVEYTDEDPVWAKDRWFSRDRFPTGEKSAARPGGLSGTTQWGRFVYNGGTYTLRRDVPGLDVTDFASFRPTNGTDTSNPALASTVYSGIKRKSAFLNGTFEFSDNVRFDTSVMYTDRDSFAQNAGYPFASANFDLSSGGLSADSVFNPVDTDVQYVRRGWEVPREVFNSLTTTRFTGVFSGSFQTGERYWDWEAGYLYNQNKGTQISTGNLNTYAVGQATGASFINADGLAQCGTAANPIPLGSGPGACTPWNPLIPFGYNSPNGLDDPNVQAYLYQPGQALSRTTTKNYFANISGSILTLPGGDLGVSVGVERREESGSFSPDALAQTGISTDLAAGPTAGAYNLNEVYAEFLVPILSDVTFARELSITAATRYSDYDTFGDTLNSKFGLKWKPIDSLLVRGTWSEGFRAPTVADLYGGLSQTFEDYTDPCDTVYGPAAGNARCLQDVPAGFRQLNASGTAPSPGPGEQTNVPFVTGSTPTLTPETSESKTFGFVWSPEFLQGFNTSLDWWNIRIDNTIVADTPTDKLNDCYLRGIESRCEGFTRNGAGNITSLNFGLRNAGYVETEGFDWDINYRFETGFGNFTTSIQSTYVTKNEIKQDNSDNPPSQTNGFGGNFRLRSNATINWQLDNLSVTWTARYYSGTKEECFFDDRCTLPDYAAPDTAGQILSQNELGSNTFHDLQVAYNLPWNATVAVGANNVFDHWAAPAYAQPNSGYSYYGGFDIGRFVYMKYQQKF; encoded by the coding sequence ATGAACTTTAAGTCCAACAAGCTGCGTGATGCAGTGGTCGTTGCACTGGTCGTCGCGGCCGGCAGCGCTACTGCGCAGGCCCAGGAAGCTACCGACAACACCACGAACCTCGACCGCATCTCGGTTACCGGTTCGCGCATCCGCCAGGTCGACACGGAAACCGCCCAGCCGGTCCTGACCATCAGCCGCGCCCAGATCGAACAGCAGGGCTTCAAGTCGGTCGCCGACATCCTGCAGAACATCCCGGCCGCGGGCTCTCCGGCCATCAGCCGTACCTCTCCGCTGAGCTCGGGTGAAGCGGTCGGTGGTTACTACATCGACCTGCGCAACCTGGGTGCCAACCGCACCCTGATCCTGATCGACGGCCGCCGCCTCGGCATCACCAACGACGGCCTGCAGGACGTTGCCTCGATTCCCTCGGCCATGGTCGAGCGCATCGAAATCCTGAAGGACGGCGCGTCCACCATCTACGGCTCCGACGCCATTGCCGGTGTGGTCAACATCATCACCCGCAAGGACTTCGAAGGCGCCGAAGCCAACGTCTACCTGGGCCAGTGGGACCAGGGCGACGGCCAGCGCCAGAACTTCGACTTCATCATGGGCTTCCGTGGTGAGCGCGGTTCGCTGACCGCCGGTGTCGAGTACACCGACGAAGATCCGGTGTGGGCGAAGGACCGCTGGTTCTCGCGTGACCGCTTCCCGACCGGCGAGAAGAGCGCTGCGCGTCCGGGCGGCCTCTCGGGCACCACCCAGTGGGGCCGGTTCGTGTACAACGGCGGCACCTACACCCTGCGCCGCGACGTGCCGGGCCTGGACGTGACCGACTTCGCCAGCTTCCGTCCGACCAACGGCACCGACACCTCGAACCCGGCGCTGGCTTCGACCGTGTACAGCGGCATCAAGCGCAAGTCGGCGTTCTTGAACGGCACGTTCGAGTTCAGCGACAACGTGCGCTTCGATACCAGCGTCATGTACACCGACCGCGACTCGTTTGCGCAGAATGCGGGTTACCCGTTCGCCAGCGCGAACTTCGACCTGAGCTCGGGCGGTCTGTCCGCTGACAGCGTGTTCAACCCGGTCGACACCGACGTGCAGTACGTGCGTCGTGGCTGGGAAGTGCCGCGTGAAGTGTTCAACAGCCTGACCACCACCCGCTTCACCGGTGTGTTCAGCGGCTCCTTCCAGACCGGCGAGCGTTACTGGGACTGGGAAGCAGGCTACCTGTACAACCAGAACAAGGGCACCCAGATCAGCACGGGTAACCTGAACACCTACGCCGTCGGCCAGGCCACCGGCGCGTCGTTCATCAATGCCGACGGTCTCGCCCAGTGCGGTACCGCCGCCAACCCGATTCCGCTGGGCAGCGGCCCCGGAGCCTGCACCCCGTGGAACCCGCTGATCCCGTTCGGCTACAACTCGCCGAACGGCCTGGACGATCCGAACGTGCAGGCCTACCTGTACCAGCCGGGCCAGGCGCTGTCGCGCACCACCACCAAGAACTACTTCGCCAACATCTCCGGCTCGATCCTGACCCTGCCGGGTGGCGACCTGGGCGTGTCGGTCGGCGTGGAGCGTCGTGAAGAAAGCGGCTCGTTCTCGCCGGACGCGCTGGCGCAGACCGGTATCTCCACCGATCTGGCCGCAGGCCCGACCGCTGGCGCTTACAACCTGAACGAAGTCTACGCCGAGTTCCTGGTGCCGATCCTGTCGGACGTGACCTTCGCCCGCGAACTGAGCATCACCGCGGCGACCCGTTACTCGGATTACGACACCTTCGGCGACACGTTGAACAGCAAGTTCGGCCTGAAGTGGAAGCCGATCGACTCGCTGCTGGTCCGCGGCACCTGGTCGGAAGGTTTCCGTGCTCCGACCGTGGCCGATCTGTACGGTGGCCTGTCGCAGACGTTCGAGGACTACACCGATCCGTGCGACACCGTGTATGGTCCGGCCGCGGGTAACGCACGCTGCCTGCAGGACGTGCCGGCTGGCTTCCGCCAGCTCAACGCCTCGGGCACCGCCCCGTCGCCGGGTCCGGGTGAGCAGACCAACGTGCCGTTCGTGACCGGTTCGACCCCGACCCTGACCCCGGAAACCTCCGAGTCCAAGACCTTCGGCTTCGTCTGGAGCCCGGAGTTCCTGCAGGGCTTCAACACCTCGCTGGACTGGTGGAACATCCGCATCGACAACACCATCGTTGCCGATACCCCGACCGACAAGCTCAATGACTGCTACCTGCGTGGCATCGAGTCGCGTTGCGAAGGCTTCACCCGTAACGGCGCGGGCAACATCACCTCTCTGAACTTCGGCCTGCGCAACGCCGGTTACGTGGAAACCGAAGGTTTCGACTGGGATATCAACTATCGCTTCGAAACCGGCTTCGGCAACTTCACCACCTCGATCCAGAGCACCTACGTCACCAAGAACGAGATCAAGCAGGACAACTCGGACAACCCGCCCAGCCAGACGAACGGCTTCGGTGGCAACTTCCGCCTGCGCTCGAACGCCACCATCAATTGGCAGCTGGATAACCTGTCGGTCACCTGGACCGCGCGTTACTACTCCGGCACCAAGGAAGAGTG
- a CDS encoding glycosyltransferase family 2 protein, which translates to MSNERLTLVIAAHNEAMALPLLHPRLRAVLDGLDGIEGRIVYVDDGSTDATWQVMQALAAADDSVGLLRLSRNFGKEAALTAGLDFVDGGAAMILDADGQDPPELIPQFVALWRQGYDNIYGTRQERDGETWLKRGTSSAFYRVIGRLSKTPIPADTGDFRLLSPRALQALGQLRERHRFMKGLFGWVGFRRKALPYHRHARMVGDTKFGFWKLWNFALEGITSFSTAPLRAATYLGLLTASAAFVFGAWVVVKAALYGDRVAGYPTMMAVILFLGGVQLIALGLIGEYLGRLYEESKQRPLYLVDTWHAPFVADSAVHPIGGGQRDDHGTTAVGRQVP; encoded by the coding sequence ATGTCCAATGAACGCCTCACCCTGGTGATTGCCGCGCACAACGAGGCGATGGCGCTGCCGCTGCTGCATCCGCGGCTGCGCGCAGTGCTGGATGGGCTGGACGGCATCGAAGGCCGCATCGTGTACGTGGACGACGGCAGCACGGACGCGACCTGGCAGGTGATGCAGGCGCTGGCGGCGGCCGACGACAGCGTCGGGTTGCTGCGCTTGTCGCGCAATTTCGGCAAGGAGGCGGCGCTTACCGCAGGGCTGGATTTCGTCGATGGCGGCGCGGCAATGATTCTCGACGCGGACGGCCAGGATCCGCCGGAACTGATTCCGCAGTTCGTGGCGCTGTGGCGGCAGGGCTACGACAACATCTACGGGACGCGGCAGGAACGCGATGGCGAGACCTGGCTGAAGCGGGGCACGTCGTCGGCGTTCTATCGGGTCATCGGGCGCTTGTCGAAAACGCCGATTCCGGCCGACACGGGCGACTTCCGGCTGTTGTCGCCGCGCGCGCTGCAGGCACTGGGTCAGCTGCGTGAACGCCACCGGTTCATGAAGGGGCTGTTCGGCTGGGTGGGGTTCCGGCGCAAGGCACTGCCGTACCACCGCCACGCGCGGATGGTGGGCGACACCAAGTTCGGGTTCTGGAAGCTGTGGAATTTCGCGCTGGAGGGCATCACCAGCTTTTCGACGGCGCCGCTGCGGGCGGCAACCTATCTGGGCCTGCTGACGGCGAGTGCGGCGTTCGTGTTCGGCGCGTGGGTGGTGGTGAAGGCGGCGCTGTACGGCGACCGGGTGGCGGGGTATCCGACGATGATGGCGGTGATCCTGTTCCTGGGCGGGGTACAGCTGATCGCGCTGGGCCTGATCGGCGAATACCTGGGCCGGCTGTACGAGGAATCCAAGCAGCGGCCGCTGTACCTGGTTGACACCTGGCATGCACCGTTCGTGGCAGACTCGGCGGTGCATCCCATCGGTGGAGGGCAGCGAGATGACCACGGTACGACAGCTGTTGGAAGGCAAGTCCCCTGA
- a CDS encoding Hsp33 family molecular chaperone HslO, which produces MTAQTDSLLRFLLPAAGVRGVHVHLDASWQEILSHGSYPPAAAELLGEACVASALFTGHTKVDGRLSIQLRSSSPLRALFAECTAAGTLRGIVQLADEGDAPRDLTTLGDDAVLAVTIENPGLDPREPQRYQSLVGLGAAALDEAFEDYFRQSEQLPTRLLLASDGTRAAGLLLQKLPGDEGDSDGWTRASALFETLGKQELLDVAGDTLLLRLFHEEQVELLGERALRFACSCSRERVEAMLQSLGEEEARAAAEPTGAVEIRCEFCGREYHFPLTEFDILFHDAAVPVPAPERLQ; this is translated from the coding sequence ATGACCGCCCAGACCGATTCCCTGCTCCGATTCCTGCTCCCCGCTGCCGGTGTGCGCGGCGTGCACGTCCATCTTGACGCCAGCTGGCAGGAGATCCTGTCGCACGGCAGCTACCCGCCGGCCGCCGCCGAGCTGCTGGGCGAGGCCTGCGTCGCTTCGGCGCTGTTCACCGGCCACACCAAGGTCGACGGCCGCCTCTCGATCCAGCTGCGCAGCAGCTCCCCGCTGCGCGCCCTGTTCGCCGAATGCACCGCCGCTGGCACCCTGCGCGGGATCGTCCAGCTCGCCGATGAGGGCGACGCCCCGCGCGACCTGACCACGCTGGGCGACGACGCCGTGCTGGCCGTCACCATCGAGAACCCGGGCCTGGACCCGCGCGAGCCGCAGCGCTACCAGAGCCTGGTCGGACTGGGTGCGGCCGCCCTGGACGAGGCCTTCGAAGACTATTTCCGCCAGTCCGAGCAGCTGCCGACCCGGCTGCTGCTGGCCAGCGACGGCACCCGCGCGGCCGGCCTGCTGCTGCAGAAGCTGCCCGGCGACGAAGGCGACAGCGACGGCTGGACCCGCGCCAGCGCCCTGTTCGAAACCCTGGGCAAGCAGGAACTGCTGGACGTGGCCGGGGACACCCTGCTGCTCCGTCTGTTCCATGAGGAGCAGGTGGAACTGCTGGGTGAGCGCGCGCTGCGCTTCGCCTGCTCCTGCTCGCGCGAGCGGGTCGAGGCCATGCTGCAGTCGCTGGGTGAGGAAGAAGCCCGTGCCGCCGCCGAGCCGACCGGCGCGGTTGAAATCCGTTGCGAATTTTGCGGACGGGAGTATCACTTTCCGTTGACGGAATTCGACATACTGTTCCACGACGCCGCCGTTCCCGTACCGGCTCCTGAACGGCTTCAGTAA
- the mtgA gene encoding monofunctional biosynthetic peptidoglycan transglycosylase has product MGAERSNHKAEPGLEPSRRRRWRWKYLLWLPVLFVAGSVLQVAVLRFIDPPLSTVMLWRYGEALGQRDWGYRLHYQWRDLDQMAPSLPISLVAAEDQRFPEHNGFDLKAIEKARDHNARGGRLRGASTISQQVAKNLFLWQGRSWVRKGLEVWYTVLIEALWPKSRILEMYANIAEFGDGIYGAQAASRQFWNKDAAKLTPAESAKLAAVLPAPRRYNAARPGPYVQRRANWIQRQARQLGGDAYLQED; this is encoded by the coding sequence ATGGGGGCAGAGCGCAGCAACCACAAGGCCGAACCGGGCCTGGAACCGTCGCGCCGGCGTCGCTGGCGCTGGAAGTACCTGTTGTGGCTGCCGGTGCTGTTCGTGGCCGGGAGCGTGCTGCAGGTGGCCGTGCTGCGCTTCATCGACCCGCCGTTGTCGACGGTGATGCTGTGGCGCTACGGGGAGGCGCTGGGCCAGCGCGACTGGGGCTACCGCCTGCATTACCAGTGGCGCGACCTGGACCAGATGGCGCCAAGCCTGCCGATTTCGCTGGTGGCGGCCGAGGACCAGCGCTTCCCGGAGCACAACGGCTTCGACCTGAAGGCGATCGAGAAGGCGCGCGACCACAATGCGCGCGGCGGGCGGCTGCGCGGGGCCAGCACGATCAGCCAGCAGGTGGCCAAGAACCTGTTCCTGTGGCAGGGCCGCAGCTGGGTACGCAAGGGGCTGGAGGTCTGGTACACGGTGCTGATCGAGGCGCTGTGGCCGAAGTCGCGGATCCTGGAGATGTACGCCAACATCGCCGAGTTCGGCGATGGCATCTATGGTGCGCAGGCGGCGTCGCGGCAGTTCTGGAACAAGGACGCGGCAAAGCTGACGCCGGCGGAAAGCGCGAAGCTGGCGGCGGTGCTGCCAGCGCCGCGCCGCTACAATGCGGCGCGACCGGGGCCCTACGTGCAGCGCCGGGCGAACTGGATCCAGCGCCAGGCACGGCAGCTGGGCGGCGATGCCTACCTGCAGGAGGATTGA